Proteins found in one Falco naumanni isolate bFalNau1 chromosome 21, bFalNau1.pat, whole genome shotgun sequence genomic segment:
- the LOC121080165 gene encoding ankyrin repeat domain-containing protein 26-like: MKRFFGFGRRKKGRPAASGSSAKPFPTGAYELRLKDLGKLHRAAARGDLGQVRQRLKKCGIDERDAAERTPLHLASANGHVNVVTYLVENKCKLNLTDSDNRSPLMKAVQCQQEECVAILLEHGANPHLADADGNTALHLAVRSPNTAVAGLLLEHNANIDARNKEGNTPLILAISERHEDIAEFLLQRGADVHARDHCERTPLMTAASGGQLNLIKALLRYGADLCHKDTNGWTAEDYAVTHGYSSLRKQLVEYAFRGDRDEGGAQGDTVPGIPHRARAAGLTLGAPAVDRGGMPQSPSQTSRTGKPKKAIDDLSQGDSIRSLEKEGSDVSWHTSEEELDFTPKKLQKPNLTLLMNAFQQFGKNRKNPRLESQRPNSVFLEHVDDEDTEEEQCEVDNKVCEALKQESEHLCLNRHEENVRAAFHSGTKEKSPEREEEEKEQEKENTGEELQTAVVEGVKNSICNDSHQIHSASKDDTGERSENSGSTFHMSSSAEKDDVKDAIEYYGVQESNTEREKDLLYKNQLLQDEIAVLRLELTQVRLRHQEEEGKSLEENKTLKEKNEALKKELKLNKEALTETVLQYNAQLDLLKTESAVLTSKLEQTNEIKDRLETEIKSFHSRLNAAVQELERHRSSEKDAEQRFHRERDEWHRLQDKLHHDLSDTQETNKSLSLQLCKAESKANRLENELHQLEQTLREKALLVEMTQKELSQAQRQAKECDRAQQLEKDPVSELVIKQESLQERLAQLQSENLLLRQQLEDTQSKRIMKEEVVNDVQDRFNDTLNKLRADREKQIYLIEERNKDLNAMCTDLREQVFEYETDKVERECESERKEVKKLVELKHPVELRLAQEMKRNFDLQKDCKRLKRLLSRATKKLRVYEARGGLSQLNLQGEMKNGYSEMVNEADRLRAKVDELSQQLEIESKNGMQLEAQNHDLREELSTMCGSHEKLEKSKSQLKEEVANLKHHMETNMVDRSQIEQYKREVEERAAQEIRQKLQEVNLFLQMQAASQDRLEQIRASHHALLTNQLEHRIGDLERELDRIKNTQRDSIFQKESAQAEVEKYKDLYLEEVKNGRCLAKKLERANERLAEANAKLLQECHRSKPLIASSAVSGPVLYSTELGHISNNLALNRSLNLAGSFLTPTVITLPSRNRVEAYVAKVRQELDEIIAKELKQATAELEAGSAGASPVVFSDGSSKSIHVDQDPLCRAVQEYRDVLTKNYLI, encoded by the exons ATGAAGAGGTTTTTCGGGTtcgggaggaggaagaaggggcGGCCGGCAGCGTCCGGCAGCTCCGCCAAGCCCTTCCCCACCGGTGCCTACGAGCTCCGGCTGAAGGACCTGGGCAAGCTGCACCGTGCGGCCGCCCGTGGCGACCTGGGTCAGGTGCGGCAGAGACTGAAGAAATGCGGCATCGACGAGCGGGACGCGGCGGAGCG gaCACCTCTGCATCTTGCTTCTGCGAATGGCCATGTGAACGTTGTTACATATCTCGTAGAAAACAAGTGTAAACTAAATCTTACTGACAGTGATAACAGATCGCCGCTGATGAAG GCAGTACAGTGCCAGCAAGAAGAATGTGTAGCTATTCTGCTAGAGCACGGTGCCAACCCACATCTGGCAGATGCTGACGGCAACACTGCCCTTCACCTTGCTGTCCGATCTCCTAATACAGCTGTAGCGGGGCTGTTACTTGAGCATAATGCCAATATTGATGCTCGGAATAAG GAGGGAAACACTCCGCTTATTCTTGCTATCTCTGAACGTCATGAAGATATAGCAGagtttcttctgcagagaggagctgaTGTGCATGCTCGAGATCACTGTGAAAG AACCCCACTTATGACTGCAGCATCTGGTGGACAGcttaatttaataaaagctCTTCTTCGATATGGTGCTGATCTTTGCCATAAAGACACTAACGGATGGACAGCTGAGGATTATGCTGTTACTCATGGATATTCTAG TCTTCGTAAACAACTGGTGGAATACGCATTCCGGGGAGACAGAGACGAAGGTGGTGCACAAGGCGACACAGTACCTGGCATTCCTCACCgggccagagctgctggcttgaCGTTGGGTGCACCTGCTGTGGACAGAGGAG GAATGCCACAATCTCCTAGCCAGACATCAAgaacaggaaaaccaaagaaag CAATAGACGACTTGTCGCAAGGAGACTCAATCAG aAGCTTGGAGAAAGAGGGGAGCGATGTCAGTTGGCATACTTCTGAGGAAGAACTCGATTTTACTCCCAAG aagctgcagaagccaAACTTGACATTGTTAATGAATGCTTTCCAGCAGTTCGGGAAAAACA gaaaaaacccaaggctTGAAAGTCAAAGACCAAACTCTGTCTTTCTGGAACATGTGGATGATGAAGATACAGAAGAAGAGCAATGTGAAGTAGATAACAAAGTCTGTGAAGCCCTGAAACAAGAAAGTGAACACTTGTGCTTGAATAGGCATGAAGAAAACGTAAGAGCAGCATTTCACTCGGGCACCAAA GAAAAATCACCTGAAcgggaagaagaggagaaggagcaggaaaaggaaaacactggtgAAGAGCTACAAACTGCAGTTGTTGAGGGTGTGAAAAACTCTATTTGTAATGATAGCCATCAAATCCACAGTGCTTCCAAAGACGACACTGGTGAGAGAA GTGAGAACTCGGGATCTACCTTTCATATGTCATCATCAGCTGAAAAAGACGACGTGAAGGATGCCATTGAATATTATGGGGTGCAG GAATCCAAcactgagagagaaaaggatCTGTTGTACAAGAATCAGTTACTACAAGATGAGATTGCTGTGCTAAGGCTAGAACTCACTCAAGTAAGACTTAGGCaccaggaggaagaaggaaaatctttagaggaaaataagaccttgaaagaaaaaaatgaagctctCAAAAAGGAACTTAAACTGAACAAGGAAGCATTAACAGAAACGGTTCTTCAGTACAATGCACAGCTGGACTTACTAAAGACAGAATCTGCAGTGCTGACTTCCAAACTTGAGCAGACAAACGAAATTAAAGACAGACTAGAGACAGAAATCAAATCATTTCATTCCCGCCTGAATGCTGCTGTTCAAGAACTTGAACGTCATCGGTCATCAGAAAAGGATGCTGAACAAAGATTTCACAGAGAACGTGATGAATGGCATCGCTTGCAAGACAAGCTCCATCATGACCTCTCCGACACACAAGAAACCAACAAGAGCTTGTCTCTGCAGCTGTgtaaagctgaaagcaaagctaATAGGCTAGAAAATGAGCTTCACCAGTTGGAGCAAACCCtcagagaaaaagctttgcttGTAGAAATGACACAAAAAGAATTAAGTCAAGCCCAGCGTCAGGCAAAGGAATGTGATCGTGCTCAACAACTTGAGAAAGATCCAGTAAGCGAACTTGTAATAAAACAGGAGTCCTTGCAGGAGCGATTGGCCCAGCTCCAGAGTGAAAACCTTTTACTGCGTCAGCAGCTGGAAGATACACAGAGCAAGAGGATCATGAAAGAAGAAGTAGTGAATGATGTGCAGGACCGGTTTAATGATACTCTGAACAAACTCAGAGCTGATagggaaaagcaaatttatCTCATAGAAGAGCGAAACAAGGATTTAAATGCCATGTGTACTGATTTAAGGGAACAAGTCTTCGAATATGAGACTGACAAAGTAGAAAGAGAG tgcgagagtgaaagaaaggaagtgaaGAAGCTGGTAGAGTTGAAACACCCAGTTGAACTACGTCTGGcccaagaaatgaaaagaaacttcGATCTGCAGAAAGACTGTAAGAG GTTGAagaggctgctgagcagagctacGAAGAAACTAAGGGTGTATGAGGCGAGAGGGGGACTGTCCCAGCTGAATTTGCAGGGAGAAATGAAGAACGGGTATTCTGAAATGGTCAATGAAGCTGACAGATTAAGAGCAAAG GTCGATGaactttcccagcagctggagataGAGTCTAAAAACGGCATGCAGCTAGAAGCACAAAATCATGATTTGCGAGAGGAGTTGTCCACCATGTGTGGGAGCcatgaaaaactggaaaagagcaaaagccAGCTGAAAGAAGAGGTGGCTAATCTCAAACACCATATGGAGACTAACATGGTGGATCGCAGCCAAATAGAACAATACAAAAGAGAGGTGGAAGAACGAGCTGCACAAGAAATAAGACAAAAACTGCAAGAAGTCAATCTGTTTTTGCAG ATGCAGGCAGCCTCCCAGGACAGATTAGAACAAATCAGAGCCAGTCATCATGCTTTGCTGACAAACCAGCTAGAACACAGAATTGGAGACCTCGAACGTGAATTGGACAGGATAAAAAATACCCAACgagacagtatttttcaaaaagaatcCGCACAGGCAGAAGTGGAAAAGTACAAAGACCTGTATCTGGAGGAAGTTAAAAATGGAAGATGCCTAGCAAAAAAACTGGAAAG AGCTAATGAGAGACTAGCAGAAGCCAACGCTAAGCTCCTTCAGGAGTGCCATAGAAGCAAACCTTTAATTGCAAGCAGCGCTGTCAGCGGTCCAGTTCTGTATTCAACTGAACTGGGACATATTAGCAACAATCTGGCACTGAATAGAAGTCTAAATCTAGCAGGAAGCTTCCTAACCCCGACCGTGATTACGTTACCATCAAGAAACAGAGTTGAAGCCTATGTGGCTAAG